A window of the Penaeus vannamei isolate JL-2024 chromosome 19, ASM4276789v1, whole genome shotgun sequence genome harbors these coding sequences:
- the LOC113806910 gene encoding uncharacterized protein produces the protein MKSVVPLAVCLLIVGRIRSFWSLRRNYGMRKKKIGQGCVKSIVVQMKCVNGTYVDACNTCHCAKEPNENLEYLLQGPGSSQPLMAASPLPPAASEGPVGCGGTIGQGCEQSIVDDMNCTHGTYMDMCNMCHCAKGLNEILSLYHIVHGHGYPLQGPGPLHPLPTPRPVQPAVSTGPAGCGSGMGQGCMQSIVDNMNCDHGTYVDTCNLCQCAKVRSVSCQGPAEPAVSGSPVEYNKTRSQGCVQNTVDDMKCAHGTYVDMCNRCQCAKRKYRCLPTENHQVQEPNPVTGGEPMPNNSGKALSTEQGQPRSSKPHCPLRGWHEARHARQARGIAPSSAFYSAGHLTSLFPTCLGSLAPSFYLKRSWSPEGPSVSYATLSASSSKPKTV, from the exons GATCCGTTCCTTCTGGAGTCTCCGCAGGAACTATGGGATGCGTAAAAAAAAGATAGGCCAAGGATGTGTGAAAAGCATAGTCGTCCAAATGAAATGCGTCAACGGAACATATGTGGACGCGTGCAACACGTGCCACTGCGCGAAG GAACCGAACGAAAACCTTGAGTATCTTTTGCAAGGACCTGGTTCCTCGCAGCCTCTGATGGCCGCGAGTCCCCTTCCTCCTGCAGCCTCCGAAGGGCCTGTAGGATGCGGCGGGACGATAGGCCAAGGATGCGAGCAGAGCATCGTGGACGACATGAACTGCACCCACggaacatatatggatatgtgtaacaTGTGCCATTGTGCCAAG GGACTAAATGAAATCCTTTCGCTCTACCATATTGTGCATGGGCATGGGTACCCTTTGCAAGGACCTGGTCCCTTGCACCCTCTGCCGACCCCGAGACCCGTTCAACCTGCGGTCTCTACAGGGCCTGCGGGATGCGGCAGCGGGATGGGCCAAGGGTGCATGCAGAGCATCGTCGACAACATGAACTGCGATCACGGAACATATGTGGACACGTGCAACTTGTGCCAGTGCGCAAAGGTAAGGAGTGTCAGCTGTCAAGGACCCGCTGAACCTGCGGTCTCCGGAAGTCCTGTGGAATACAACAAGACGAGGAGCCAAGGATGCGTGCAGAACACCGTCGACGACATGAAGTGCGCCCACGGAACTTATGTTGATATGTGCAACAGGTGCCAGTGTGCCAAG AGAAAATACAGGTGTCTGCCAACTGAAAACCACCAGGTTCAGGAACCGAATCCCGTGACAGGAGGCGAACCAATGCCAAATAATTCTGGAAAAGCTTTATCCACTGAACAAGGTCAGCCTAGGTCCTCCAAACCCCATTGTCCCCTGAGG GGTTGGCACGAAGCACGACACGCTCGACAGGCACGGGGTATcgccccttcctctgccttctaCTCAGCTGGTCACCTGACTAGCCTTTTCCCCACCTGTCTGGGAAGTcttgctccttccttctacctcaaACGCAGCTGGTCACCTGAGGGCCCCTCTGTTTCCTACGCAACCCTCTCCgcct CGTCCTCGAAACCCAAAACAGTTTGA